One window of the Niallia circulans genome contains the following:
- a CDS encoding methyl-accepting chemotaxis protein, whose product MRNKEKTTRKKSIRVKLIGIIGLTLLISILGSSSLYYGYSNNTLKNVYKEENEASAVSSAKSIQIFLSKHEKSVEELSLHIASLYDDKGENETIHQLLENTKSHDESLVAAYFIDAGSGRMDIAPWVDFGNALDTRAFKETKKADTTHWMEVYKDNVTGDMMTSVITPVKKNDQLIGVLGYDISLDAIGDLREQLQKGKENKLLVLDNQGVVVTSFLDANGKNLSIQQSGKVKDVEDIVKDKAAFKREFNWVDSLYNKDAVDTTASFEGTSYQVNSSTIEETGWKVVSVTADNVISNKLKGITWIGLGTSLGGLIIGIVIAYFLSKMILNYLRKFNEATEKASRGDLTVSFAINNNDEIGEFSKNFNTMLVNIRHMTKKIQTDFSKVKDTSQSLTEIASQNSASIAEVTSSIEEIATANSQQSSEVEKGSMAIKELNETINRLVAQSKSMEFSLQDAHQEVGSGRTNVTNLESSYQNLESSLSKVAFIVNDLNAKSKNISQVTEVIKQISEQTNLLSLNASIEAARAGEHGRGFAVVANEVRNLAEQSKESAEHIQNIIYSVIQDTAQAVTMMKETNTISEQQKDAVNSVTNSINQITNSLEKIVEDIQVSNHAIQEIDVQKDVVGGMINEISASSEETTASTEVILSSMEEQSASTDEVKQYADSLTALIKTTESEIARFKTE is encoded by the coding sequence ATGAGAAACAAAGAAAAAACAACTCGCAAAAAATCAATACGTGTTAAATTAATCGGAATTATTGGTCTTACCCTATTAATTTCTATCCTAGGATCTTCTTCTCTCTACTATGGTTATTCTAACAATACTTTGAAAAATGTTTATAAAGAAGAAAACGAAGCATCTGCCGTTAGTTCAGCTAAAAGTATCCAAATCTTTTTAAGTAAACATGAAAAATCAGTAGAAGAGCTTTCTTTACATATTGCCAGTTTGTATGACGATAAAGGAGAAAATGAAACGATTCATCAATTGTTAGAGAATACAAAGTCTCATGATGAATCACTAGTTGCTGCTTATTTTATTGATGCCGGATCAGGCAGAATGGATATTGCTCCATGGGTTGATTTTGGAAATGCATTGGATACAAGGGCATTTAAAGAAACAAAAAAGGCAGATACAACCCATTGGATGGAAGTTTACAAAGATAATGTTACAGGCGATATGATGACTTCCGTTATCACACCAGTTAAAAAGAACGATCAGCTTATTGGTGTATTAGGATACGATATTTCATTAGATGCTATTGGTGATTTAAGAGAGCAGTTACAAAAAGGCAAAGAAAATAAATTATTAGTTTTGGATAATCAAGGGGTGGTAGTCACTTCCTTCTTGGACGCAAATGGAAAAAACCTTTCCATTCAACAGAGTGGAAAGGTTAAAGATGTAGAAGATATTGTAAAGGATAAAGCAGCCTTTAAAAGAGAATTTAATTGGGTAGACTCCTTATATAACAAAGATGCAGTGGATACAACCGCATCCTTTGAAGGTACTTCTTATCAAGTAAACTCTTCTACGATTGAAGAGACTGGTTGGAAAGTCGTTTCAGTGACAGCAGATAATGTGATTTCCAATAAATTAAAAGGCATAACATGGATTGGATTAGGCACTAGTTTAGGTGGTTTAATCATAGGTATCGTAATTGCTTACTTCCTTTCCAAAATGATACTTAACTATTTACGAAAATTTAATGAAGCAACCGAAAAAGCTTCGAGAGGGGACTTAACCGTATCTTTTGCTATTAATAACAATGATGAAATCGGTGAATTTTCTAAAAATTTTAATACGATGTTAGTAAATATTCGACATATGACGAAAAAAATCCAAACTGATTTTTCTAAAGTGAAAGATACTTCCCAAAGTTTAACTGAAATTGCTTCTCAAAATAGTGCTTCCATTGCAGAAGTTACAAGCTCAATAGAAGAAATAGCTACTGCCAATAGCCAGCAATCTTCAGAAGTTGAAAAAGGCTCCATGGCCATTAAAGAGTTAAATGAAACAATTAATCGATTGGTGGCACAATCAAAAAGTATGGAATTTTCCCTGCAAGATGCCCATCAAGAAGTGGGGTCTGGAAGAACAAATGTAACAAACTTAGAAAGTTCGTATCAAAATTTAGAAAGCTCATTATCAAAGGTTGCTTTCATTGTTAATGATTTAAATGCTAAATCTAAAAACATCTCCCAAGTTACTGAGGTTATTAAGCAAATTTCTGAACAGACTAACTTACTATCTTTAAATGCAAGTATCGAGGCTGCGCGTGCTGGTGAACACGGACGTGGTTTTGCAGTAGTAGCAAATGAAGTACGAAATTTAGCAGAACAATCGAAGGAATCTGCTGAACATATTCAAAATATTATTTACTCTGTTATCCAAGATACTGCTCAAGCAGTAACAATGATGAAGGAAACAAATACAATTAGTGAACAACAAAAAGATGCGGTAAATAGTGTTACTAATTCCATTAATCAAATCACTAATTCTTTAGAAAAAATTGTGGAAGATATTCAAGTATCTAATCATGCAATCCAAGAAATCGATGTTCAAAAAGATGTGGTTGGCGGCATGATTAATGAAATTTCTGCTTCATCAGAAGAAACAACTGCTTCAACAGAAGTAATCTTATCTTCTATGGAAGAACAATCTGCTTCTACAGATGAAGTGAAACAATATGCTGATTCACTTACAGCTTTGATTAAAACAACAGAATCGGAAATAGCAAGGTTCAAAACAGAATAA